A region of Aphanothece sacrum FPU1 DNA encodes the following proteins:
- a CDS encoding antibiotic biosynthesis monooxygenase has translation MSEFLDFLKHKYAYVAIGEFKPGRFAEAQRLYEKAVSSYKQGFQGAFLLQKPGTDEGIAIIMWEKIEDMEANKNEIYQKVLEEMGPLFVNPPKTDFYEVCNEIDGFSEE, from the coding sequence ATGTCAGAATTTCTCGATTTTCTTAAGCATAAATACGCCTATGTTGCCATTGGTGAATTCAAACCGGGGCGGTTTGCTGAAGCGCAACGACTTTACGAAAAAGCAGTATCTAGTTATAAGCAAGGGTTTCAAGGAGCATTTCTGTTACAAAAACCTGGAACAGATGAAGGGATTGCTATCATTATGTGGGAAAAAATTGAGGATATGGAAGCTAATAAGAATGAAATTTATCAAAAAGTTTTAGAGGAAATGGGGCCATTATTTGTGAACCCACCTAAAACAGATTTTTATGAGGTTTGTAATGAAATTGATGGATTTTCAGAGGAATAG
- a CDS encoding ABC transporter permease has product MSKSLKYYLFARLLLAPLMIWTIITLVFLLLRATPGDPADAILGNRAPESAKSALREQLGLNQPLWLQYLIYLGQVLRFDLGSSLTSNGKSVWQIIGEHFPATAELAFYSMIIAVVIGVTIGILSASRPNTSVDVGGRLFGIITYSLPIFWVGMLLQLIFSVQLRLFPLGTRFPLDQTSPNPITGIYTLDSLLGGNLGQFSLSIYYLILPSFTLGILLSGIFERMVRVNLKQTLQADYVEAARARGIPERRILLAHALKNALIPVITVLGLTFASLLGGAVLTEVTFSWPGLGNRLYEAISVRDYPTVQGIMVFFGAIVVFASILIDLANAYVDPRIRY; this is encoded by the coding sequence GTGAGCAAGTCTTTAAAATATTATCTGTTCGCTCGTCTATTATTAGCCCCGTTGATGATTTGGACGATTATCACTCTCGTTTTTCTCCTCTTACGGGCAACTCCTGGAGACCCTGCTGATGCTATTCTGGGTAATCGGGCTCCTGAATCAGCAAAATCCGCTCTACGGGAACAATTAGGCTTAAATCAACCGTTATGGCTACAATATCTCATTTATCTCGGTCAAGTGCTTCGTTTTGACTTAGGCAGTTCCCTCACCAGTAATGGCAAATCAGTTTGGCAAATTATTGGTGAACATTTCCCTGCTACGGCTGAGCTAGCTTTCTATAGTATGATCATCGCAGTGGTAATAGGGGTGACAATTGGCATTTTGTCCGCTTCTCGTCCTAATACTTCCGTAGATGTAGGAGGGCGATTATTTGGCATTATTACCTATTCTTTGCCGATTTTTTGGGTAGGAATGCTTTTACAATTGATTTTCTCGGTACAGTTACGTTTGTTTCCCTTGGGAACTCGTTTTCCCCTCGATCAAACCTCTCCTAATCCTATAACGGGCATTTACACCCTTGATAGCTTATTAGGGGGAAATTTAGGGCAATTTTCTCTATCTATCTACTATTTAATCTTACCTAGCTTTACGTTAGGGATTCTATTAAGTGGGATTTTTGAACGCATGGTACGGGTCAACTTAAAACAAACCTTACAAGCTGACTATGTAGAAGCCGCTAGAGCGAGAGGAATTCCCGAAAGACGTATTTTATTAGCTCATGCCCTTAAAAATGCCTTGATTCCCGTTATTACGGTGTTAGGATTGACTTTTGCCTCTTTATTAGGTGGGGCCGTCTTGACAGAAGTAACGTTTTCTTGGCCAGGATTAGGAAATCGGTTATATGAGGCGATTTCTGTGAGAGATTATCCGACAGTTCAGGGAATTATGGTATTTTTCGGAGCTATTGTCGTATTTGCTAGTATTTTAATCGATTTAGCTAATGCTTATGTTGATCCTCGCATTCGTTATTAA
- a CDS encoding PCP reductase family protein: protein MSDFNLGDTLHWTAEAELKLKNIPYFVRTQARQRIEALARASSLNEVTAELVEQARLDFGQ from the coding sequence ATGAGTGATTTTAATTTAGGTGATACCCTGCATTGGACAGCAGAAGCAGAACTAAAACTGAAGAATATTCCTTATTTTGTGCGAACTCAGGCCCGTCAACGGATTGAAGCTTTGGCCCGGGCCTCCAGTTTAAACGAAGTTACAGCCGAACTCGTAGAACAAGCTCGGCTAGACTTTGGACAGTAA
- a CDS encoding aminopeptidase P family protein translates to MSLFITTLKQRRQKLAQLIDIPVILWSGKAPSRNFRANRYPFRASSHFLYFAGISLENAVIRLENGQLELFIDDPAPESTLWHGETPTRDAIAAIIGADRAYPLEELLPKTAHAATIGVQDLATYQQQQNILNRPIFPSNAPKEIDLTLAQAIVTLRLTHDQEAIAQIRKSVKVSIEAHKIGMKSTALATTEAQVRGTMEGVIMAHNMSCAYGSIVTVHGEVLHNEEYHHPLQQGDLLLADVGAETQLGWASDITRTWPVGGKFSATQRDIYDIVLAAHDNCIEAMKPGVEYREIHLLGARIIAEGLVNLGILRGNPDNLVEKDAHALFFPHGIGHLLGLDVHDMEDLGDLAGYETRRHRSDRFGLEYLRLDRPLASGMVVTIEPGFYQVPAILNDSQRREKYQNDVNWEKLAQFADVRGIRIEDDVLVTETGTEVLTIDLPTQATEIERLC, encoded by the coding sequence GTGAGTCTATTTATAACTACCCTAAAACAACGTAGACAAAAGTTAGCCCAGTTAATCGATATTCCTGTCATATTATGGTCGGGAAAAGCCCCATCACGCAATTTTCGCGCCAACCGTTACCCCTTTCGTGCTAGTAGTCATTTCCTCTATTTTGCCGGAATTTCCCTAGAAAATGCCGTTATTCGTCTAGAAAATGGTCAATTAGAGCTATTTATAGATGATCCTGCCCCTGAGAGTACCCTATGGCATGGAGAAACCCCCACCAGAGACGCGATCGCGGCTATAATAGGAGCAGATCGGGCTTATCCTTTAGAGGAGTTACTCCCCAAAACCGCCCATGCTGCTACCATAGGGGTACAAGACCTAGCTACCTATCAACAGCAACAAAACATCTTAAATCGCCCTATTTTCCCCTCTAACGCCCCAAAAGAGATAGATTTAACCCTCGCCCAAGCTATAGTTACCTTACGATTAACTCACGATCAAGAAGCAATAGCACAAATTAGAAAATCTGTCAAGGTTTCTATAGAAGCTCATAAAATAGGCATGAAAAGCACTGCACTCGCCACCACAGAAGCTCAAGTCAGGGGTACAATGGAGGGGGTGATCATGGCTCATAATATGAGTTGTGCTTACGGTAGTATCGTCACCGTACATGGAGAAGTATTACACAATGAAGAATATCACCATCCCCTACAACAAGGGGACTTGCTATTAGCTGACGTGGGGGCTGAAACCCAGTTAGGATGGGCTTCAGATATTACCCGAACTTGGCCAGTAGGGGGCAAATTTTCGGCAACACAACGGGACATTTATGACATTGTACTAGCCGCTCATGATAATTGTATTGAAGCCATGAAGCCAGGGGTAGAATATCGGGAGATACATCTATTAGGGGCGAGAATAATCGCAGAAGGATTAGTTAATCTGGGTATTTTGCGGGGAAATCCTGATAATTTAGTAGAAAAAGATGCTCACGCCTTATTTTTTCCCCATGGTATCGGGCATTTATTAGGGTTAGACGTACATGACATGGAAGACTTGGGGGACTTAGCAGGTTATGAGACCCGAAGACACCGTAGCGATCGCTTTGGTTTAGAATATTTACGTTTAGATCGACCTTTGGCCTCTGGGATGGTAGTTACCATAGAACCAGGGTTTTATCAAGTTCCAGCCATTTTAAACGATTCCCAAAGGCGCGAAAAGTATCAAAATGATGTTAATTGGGAAAAATTAGCCCAATTTGCTGATGTACGGGGAATTCGCATTGAGGATGATGTTTTAGTGACAGAAACCGGAACAGAGGTATTGACTATTGATTTACCCACTCAAGCCACAGAAATTGAAAGATTGTGTTAA
- a CDS encoding glycosyltransferase family 4 protein, translating into MHIAWLGKKSPFCGNVTYGREITNALLDRRYQVSFLHFSQEESKKTTWPDCPEVVLPFFYKSQIYTIPTPKSSKILMKSLGKLKPDVVHASLTLSPLDFRLPEICEALNLPLIATFHPPFDSKLRNFKSSTQFLTYQLYAPFLANYDKVIVFSRLQQDLLMKLGVPQDRIAIIPNGVDPQKYSPGVSYVKSQFKAKRLFVYLGRIATEKNIEALLKAWKQTEMGEGVKLLIVGDGPLKSSLEPFYGPEFGIHWLGFVADEQQRIDILRAAEVFILPSLVEGLSLSLLEAMACGVACVATDAGADGEVLEDGAGVVLNTQGVTTQLNTLLPLFRDHPEITQLLGQKARQRVLERYTLSKNISRLETLYAQVLRKPSRFPLLGQLS; encoded by the coding sequence ATGCACATCGCTTGGCTAGGGAAAAAGTCCCCTTTCTGTGGAAATGTCACTTATGGTCGGGAAATTACCAATGCTCTCCTAGACCGAAGATATCAGGTGAGTTTTCTCCATTTTTCTCAAGAAGAGTCTAAAAAAACTACTTGGCCTGATTGTCCTGAAGTTGTTCTTCCTTTTTTCTATAAATCTCAGATTTACACTATTCCTACCCCGAAATCGAGTAAAATTCTGATGAAATCTCTGGGAAAGCTTAAACCTGATGTGGTTCACGCTTCTTTGACCCTATCTCCCTTAGATTTTCGTCTTCCGGAAATTTGTGAGGCCCTCAATTTACCCCTAATTGCCACGTTTCACCCCCCTTTTGATAGCAAACTAAGAAATTTTAAATCTAGTACCCAGTTCCTCACTTATCAGCTATATGCACCGTTTTTAGCTAATTATGATAAGGTAATTGTCTTTTCTCGTCTACAGCAAGATTTACTCATGAAATTAGGGGTTCCTCAAGACAGAATTGCTATTATTCCTAATGGGGTTGATCCACAAAAATACTCTCCTGGAGTATCCTATGTTAAATCTCAATTTAAAGCTAAGCGTTTATTTGTCTATTTAGGACGTATCGCTACGGAAAAGAATATTGAGGCCTTACTTAAAGCTTGGAAACAGACGGAGATGGGAGAAGGGGTTAAATTGCTTATTGTCGGAGATGGCCCCCTGAAATCTTCTTTAGAACCTTTTTATGGCCCAGAATTCGGTATCCATTGGTTAGGATTTGTGGCCGATGAACAACAACGTATTGATATTTTACGCGCAGCAGAGGTGTTTATTCTACCTTCTTTGGTGGAAGGGTTATCTCTGTCTCTTTTAGAGGCCATGGCCTGCGGAGTCGCTTGTGTGGCCACTGATGCGGGGGCCGATGGGGAAGTCTTAGAAGATGGGGCCGGAGTGGTACTCAATACCCAAGGAGTGACGACTCAATTAAATACTCTCTTACCTCTGTTTCGAGATCATCCTGAAATTACTCAACTTCTAGGACAAAAAGCCAGACAGCGAGTCTTGGAACGATATACCCTCAGCAAGAATATTAGCCGTCTAGAAACCCTCTACGCCCAAGTTTTGCGAAAACCCTCTCGTTTTCCCTTGCTTGGTCAATTATCTTAA
- a CDS encoding ABC exporter membrane fusion protein, translating into MSPVTQSKPLLVPKGGKKWAIAVSVLGLLLLGSTAIYILRFSPRQSSEASVEPIVTPPKVQAISALGRLEPQGEVIHVAPPPTQGGAKISQMLVKEGDKVQKGQNIAILDNFDKKKAAVTVAQQAVNVAKANLDIVQAGAKTGEIQAQQATIEQLSAELTGQTATNRATISQLEMELEGEKQEQKATIARLEAELKDAQREYKRYQILAQDGVISDSDLEKRQLALDKAKESVIEAQQRLKKTVNTLTEQIAAEKAQSNKEIQSLTQQIQVAKSTLNRIAEIRPVDVQKAQAEVDQSLAKLTEAQQDLDLVYVRSPMEGQVIKINTYPGEKADDTNGIVEIGKTQQMMVIAEVYESDINQVKIGQKALIKSENNTFAGNLKGTIHQIGLKIGKKDVLNTDPAADVDVRVVEVKILLDPASSQKVRDLTYAKVTAKILL; encoded by the coding sequence ATGAGTCCAGTAACACAGTCAAAACCTTTGCTAGTCCCCAAAGGAGGCAAAAAATGGGCGATCGCGGTTTCCGTTTTAGGATTATTATTGCTAGGAAGCACCGCTATTTATATCCTTAGATTTAGCCCTAGACAGTCCTCAGAGGCTTCTGTCGAGCCTATTGTGACTCCCCCCAAGGTACAAGCCATTTCCGCCCTGGGAAGGCTCGAACCCCAAGGAGAAGTGATTCATGTCGCCCCTCCTCCCACTCAAGGAGGAGCAAAAATTAGTCAAATGCTCGTCAAGGAGGGGGATAAGGTACAAAAGGGTCAAAATATAGCTATATTAGACAATTTTGACAAAAAAAAGGCGGCTGTCACCGTTGCTCAACAAGCGGTTAATGTTGCTAAGGCTAACTTAGATATTGTACAAGCAGGGGCGAAAACTGGAGAAATTCAAGCTCAACAAGCTACTATTGAGCAATTATCGGCAGAATTAACTGGACAAACTGCCACAAATCGAGCGACAATTTCTCAGTTAGAGATGGAATTAGAAGGGGAAAAACAAGAACAAAAGGCTACTATTGCACGCTTAGAAGCGGAGTTAAAAGATGCTCAAAGAGAATACAAACGCTATCAAATTCTAGCACAAGATGGGGTCATTTCTGACTCAGATTTAGAAAAGCGTCAATTAGCCTTAGATAAAGCCAAAGAAAGTGTAATAGAAGCGCAACAAAGACTCAAAAAAACTGTTAATACATTAACGGAACAAATTGCAGCAGAAAAAGCTCAATCTAATAAAGAAATTCAGAGTTTAACCCAACAAATTCAAGTGGCAAAATCCACTTTAAATCGTATTGCAGAAATTCGTCCTGTGGATGTACAAAAAGCACAAGCTGAAGTTGACCAATCCTTAGCTAAACTAACAGAAGCGCAACAGGATTTAGACTTAGTTTATGTTCGCTCTCCTATGGAGGGACAAGTTATTAAAATTAATACTTATCCAGGAGAAAAAGCTGATGATACTAATGGTATTGTGGAAATTGGTAAAACCCAACAAATGATGGTCATTGCTGAAGTTTATGAAAGTGATATTAATCAAGTTAAAATCGGACAAAAAGCTCTTATTAAAAGTGAAAACAATACCTTTGCTGGAAACTTAAAAGGAACCATACATCAAATTGGTTTAAAAATTGGCAAAAAAGATGTATTAAATACTGATCCGGCGGCTGATGTTGATGTCAGAGTAGTGGAGGTTAAAATATTACTTGATCCTGCTTCTAGTCAAAAAGTCAGGGACTTAACCTATGCCAAAGTAACGGCTAAAATATTATTATAA
- a CDS encoding DevA family ABC transporter ATP-binding protein: MTQKPVVTIKNLDHYFGEGSLKKQILFDINLELKSGEVVILKGPSGSGKTTLLTLMGGLRSAQTGSLKVLGQELVKAKKDQLVKIRRYIGYIFQAHNLLDCLTARQNVQMSVELHELKYKDEAKQKSIAMLESVGLGDRVNYYPKNLSGGQKQRVAIARALVSHPKMILADEPTASLDSKSGHDVVELMQELARKQGCTILIVTHDNRILDMADRIIELEDGHLFEGGKNKKALTITG, translated from the coding sequence ATGACTCAAAAACCAGTTGTTACTATTAAAAATTTAGATCATTATTTTGGAGAAGGTAGTCTCAAAAAACAAATTCTCTTTGATATTAATTTAGAGTTAAAATCAGGAGAAGTTGTTATTCTTAAAGGGCCATCAGGTTCGGGAAAAACTACATTATTAACCTTAATGGGAGGGTTAAGATCTGCTCAAACAGGAAGTCTAAAAGTGTTGGGACAAGAATTAGTAAAAGCCAAAAAAGATCAGTTAGTTAAAATTCGTCGTTATATAGGTTACATTTTTCAAGCTCATAATTTATTAGACTGTTTAACTGCTAGACAAAATGTACAAATGTCCGTTGAATTACATGAGTTAAAATATAAGGATGAAGCTAAACAAAAATCTATTGCTATGTTAGAATCTGTAGGATTAGGCGATCGGGTTAATTATTATCCCAAAAATCTATCCGGTGGACAAAAACAAAGAGTAGCGATCGCTCGTGCTTTAGTCAGTCATCCGAAGATGATTTTAGCTGATGAACCTACTGCTTCTCTTGATAGTAAATCAGGCCATGATGTTGTAGAATTAATGCAGGAATTAGCTAGAAAACAAGGGTGTACAATTTTAATTGTTACCCATGATAATCGTATTCTAGATATGGCAGATCGGATTATTGAATTAGAAGACGGACATTTATTTGAAGGAGGAAAAAATAAAAAGGCATTAACTATTACAGGCTAA
- the devC gene encoding ABC transporter permease DevC — MKIPLAFLQLTHEKIRLIIALAGITFADVLMFMQLGFRDALFDSAVRLHKSLEGDVFVLNSKSDSFTALRSFSQRRLYDILGVNNVESVIPMYVGLSNWKNPVERQTRSVFVIGLNPSINTINLPGIAENISVIKQQDTVLFDRSSRKEFGPIAEFFDQGKTVTTEIGNRQIKVGGLFSLGTSFGADGTIITSDVNFLRLFSARQQGLIDLGVIQLKPNTNVEATLKFLRDNFSHDDIQFFSKEELIAHEKSFWQNRTSIGFIFTLGTIMGFVVGTVIVYQILYTDVADHLPEYATLKAMGYTDFYLLTLVFQEAIILGIIGFLPGFGFAMFMYINAAKATGLPIMMTLARAMTVLILTVIMCCLSGGVAVGKLRAADPADIF, encoded by the coding sequence ATGAAAATTCCTCTCGCTTTTTTACAATTAACCCATGAAAAGATACGACTAATTATTGCTCTTGCTGGCATTACATTTGCCGATGTATTAATGTTTATGCAGTTAGGTTTTAGAGATGCTTTATTTGATAGCGCAGTTAGACTACATAAGAGTTTAGAAGGAGATGTTTTTGTCCTTAATTCTAAATCAGATAGCTTCACAGCTTTAAGAAGTTTTTCTCAAAGAAGACTCTATGATATTTTAGGGGTTAATAATGTTGAATCTGTTATTCCTATGTATGTAGGATTATCGAACTGGAAAAATCCGGTTGAACGCCAAACTCGTAGTGTATTTGTCATTGGATTAAATCCTAGTATAAATACCATAAATTTACCAGGAATTGCTGAAAATATATCAGTTATAAAACAACAAGATACAGTTTTATTTGATCGTAGTTCTCGCAAAGAATTTGGCCCCATTGCTGAATTTTTTGATCAAGGAAAAACCGTTACAACAGAAATAGGAAATAGACAGATAAAAGTCGGCGGTTTATTTTCTTTAGGAACATCTTTTGGGGCCGATGGAACTATTATAACCAGTGATGTGAATTTTTTGCGGCTTTTTTCTGCTCGTCAACAGGGGTTAATTGATCTTGGGGTGATTCAATTAAAACCGAATACTAATGTAGAAGCAACTTTAAAATTTTTAAGAGATAATTTTTCTCATGATGACATTCAATTTTTTTCTAAAGAGGAATTAATTGCTCATGAAAAAAGTTTTTGGCAAAATAGAACTTCTATTGGGTTTATTTTTACTTTAGGGACTATCATGGGCTTTGTGGTAGGTACGGTAATTGTTTATCAAATTTTGTATACAGATGTGGCCGATCACTTGCCTGAATATGCTACCCTAAAAGCAATGGGATACACCGATTTTTATTTATTAACATTGGTGTTCCAAGAGGCCATAATCTTAGGCATTATTGGTTTTCTACCAGGGTTTGGATTTGCCATGTTTATGTATATTAATGCTGCTAAAGCAACGGGATTACCCATTATGATGACTTTAGCAAGAGCTATGACTGTGTTAATATTAACAGTGATTATGTGTTGTCTTTCGGGAGGGGTTGCCGTTGGTAAATTAAGAGCGGCTGATCCAGCAGATATTTTTTAA
- a CDS encoding SAM hydroxide adenosyltransferase, protein MNNFSGSISSPVYVTSSNVNSILIIQLSYDDVEQGELVTLIGSHNGIEIAVNGANTQQQLGINWGDHLTISLS, encoded by the coding sequence TTGAACAATTTCTCTGGGTCAATTTCTTCTCCTGTTTATGTTACCAGTAGTAACGTAAATAGTATACTAATCATTCAATTAAGTTATGATGATGTTGAACAGGGGGAACTGGTTACTTTAATTGGCAGTCATAATGGGATAGAAATTGCTGTTAATGGAGCCAACACCCAGCAACAATTAGGGATAAATTGGGGAGATCATCTAACTATTAGTTTAAGTTAA
- a CDS encoding ABC transporter substrate-binding protein codes for MKRIFAIILIILCLFPLTACAQKANANQVVLAVLSDPKTFNAVLSQESPNIFGLTYEGLITENPITGIKEPALAESWDISDDKLTITFTLKERLKWSDGKPLTVDDVVFTYNDLYLNPKIPNNYRDSFRIGRQGTFPQIKKLDERRIEFKITEPFAPFLDNAGVPILPAHILRKNIEKKDKEGNPEFLTVWGTDTPVDKIIVNGPYKLKEYATSQRIIFEKNPYYWKKDEKGNQLPNIEQVIWTIVESPDTSLLQFRSGSLDSISITPDYFSLLKREEERGNFTVYNGGAAFGTNFMAFNLNQGKRDGKPLVDPIKSAWFNNLNFRKAIAYGMDRERMVNNIYRGLGQPQNTQISVQSPFYNKKIEGYHYNPEKAKELLLKEGFKYNKAGELLDAKGNKIRFSLITNAGNKIREAMGAQIKEDLRKLGIQIDFSPLAFNVLVDKLSDSLDWEAHILGFTGGNEPHAPNIWYIDGNLHMFNQKPQPGAKPLTGQVFADWEKQIEDLSVKGSQELELKKRKEIYDQTQTLVSEYLPFIYLVNGYSLAAVRNRFNGIQHSALGGTFWNIDEIYVKDNE; via the coding sequence ATGAAACGTATTTTTGCAATTATTTTGATTATTTTATGTTTATTTCCTTTAACAGCTTGCGCCCAAAAAGCAAATGCGAATCAAGTTGTTTTAGCCGTATTAAGTGATCCTAAAACATTTAATGCTGTTTTATCTCAAGAGTCTCCTAATATCTTCGGATTGACTTATGAAGGATTAATTACAGAAAATCCCATTACAGGAATTAAAGAACCTGCTTTAGCTGAATCTTGGGACATTTCTGATGATAAATTAACTATTACTTTCACTTTAAAAGAAAGGTTAAAATGGTCAGATGGTAAACCCCTAACTGTTGATGATGTAGTATTTACTTATAATGATTTATATCTAAATCCCAAAATTCCTAATAATTATCGAGATAGTTTTAGAATAGGAAGACAAGGAACATTTCCTCAAATCAAAAAACTCGATGAACGACGCATCGAATTTAAAATAACTGAACCCTTTGCCCCATTTTTAGATAATGCGGGAGTTCCGATTTTACCTGCTCATATTTTACGAAAAAATATTGAGAAAAAAGATAAAGAAGGAAACCCTGAATTTTTAACAGTTTGGGGAACGGATACTCCTGTTGATAAAATTATTGTTAATGGCCCTTATAAATTAAAAGAATATGCCACCAGTCAACGAATTATCTTTGAAAAGAATCCCTACTATTGGAAAAAAGATGAAAAAGGAAATCAACTGCCAAATATTGAACAAGTAATTTGGACAATTGTAGAATCACCTGATACCTCTTTATTACAATTTCGGTCTGGGAGTTTAGATTCTATTAGCATAACACCAGATTATTTTTCTTTATTAAAACGGGAAGAAGAACGAGGAAATTTTACTGTTTATAATGGGGGTGCAGCCTTTGGAACTAACTTTATGGCTTTTAATCTTAATCAAGGAAAACGGGATGGTAAACCCTTAGTTGACCCCATAAAATCAGCTTGGTTTAATAACCTTAACTTTAGAAAAGCGATAGCTTATGGTATGGATAGAGAACGGATGGTTAATAATATTTATCGCGGTTTAGGGCAACCTCAAAATACCCAGATTTCGGTACAATCGCCTTTTTATAACAAAAAAATCGAAGGGTATCATTATAACCCAGAAAAAGCCAAAGAATTACTTTTAAAAGAAGGATTTAAGTATAATAAAGCAGGGGAATTATTAGACGCAAAAGGCAACAAAATTAGATTTTCCTTAATTACCAATGCCGGAAATAAAATTAGAGAAGCTATGGGGGCGCAAATTAAAGAAGATTTAAGAAAGTTAGGAATACAAATTGATTTTAGTCCTTTAGCCTTTAATGTATTAGTAGATAAATTAAGTGATTCTTTAGATTGGGAGGCTCATATTCTGGGATTTACTGGAGGAAATGAACCCCACGCCCCTAATATTTGGTATATAGACGGTAATTTACATATGTTTAACCAAAAACCTCAACCTGGGGCTAAACCCTTGACAGGGCAAGTTTTTGCAGATTGGGAAAAACAAATTGAGGATTTATCTGTGAAAGGTTCTCAAGAATTAGAACTAAAAAAACGTAAAGAAATTTATGATCAAACCCAAACTTTAGTGTCAGAATATTTACCTTTTATTTATTTAGTGAATGGTTATTCTTTAGCGGCAGTCAGAAATCGTTTTAACGGTATTCAACATTCAGCATTAGGTGGCACATTTTGGAATATTGATGAAATTTATGTTAAAGATAATGAGTAA